GAGCACGATCCGCGAGACCCTGCCGGAGGGCTTCCAGCGCTCCGAGTATCTCCAGGAGCACGGCATGGTGGACATGGTCGTCCATCGCCGCGACCTGCGCCCGACCCTGTCGCGCGTCCTGACCCTGCTGATGCAGCCGGTCCTGGCCGTGGCGCCGGAAGCGCTGCCGGCCGTGCCGGCCGCCGTCCAGGCGGACGAGCCGCGCAGCCAGGCCGAGGCCGCCGACGAGACGCCGTCCCAGGCGGGCGCCGAGAGGACCGGCTCCGAGCAGCCGGCCTGATCCCGCCATGCCGCTCGCTGAGTCGCTCGCCGATCCGGTTCTCGACCGGCTGAAGGGGCTGCACCCCAAGGTCATCGACCTGTCGCTGGACCGCGTGCACCGGCTGCTCGCTGCCCTGGACCATCCGGAGCGGCGCCTGCCGCCGGTGGTCCATGTGGCGGGCACCAACGGCAAGGGCTCCACGCTCGCCTTCCTGCGGGCGATGCTGGAGGCCGCGGGGCTGCGGGTGCATGTCTACACCTCGCCGCACCTCGTGCGCTTCCACGAGCGCATCCGGCTGGCCGGGACGCTGATCGACGACGACCGGCTGGCCGCCCTGCTGGAGGAGTGCGAGGTCGCGAACGGCGGCGGACCCATCACCTTCTTCGAGGTGACGACGGTCGCCGCCCTGCTCGCCTTCGCGCGGGAGCCGGCGGACGTGGTGCTGCTGGAAACCGGGCTGGGCGGGCGGCTGGACGCCACCAACGTGGTGGACCGCCCGGCGGTCACCGCGATCACCCGCATCTCCTACGATCACCGCCAGTTCCTCGGCGACACGCTGGAGGCCATCGCGGGCGAGAAGGCCGGCATCTTCAAGCCGGGCGTCCCCGCCGTGATCTTCCCGCAGCCCGCGGAGGAGGCGGCCCGCACCCTGGCCATCCGCGCCGAGACGGTGGGCGCGCCGATTCACGGCTGGTCGGTCACGCCGACCGATGGCGGGTTCCGCTTCGAAAGCGCCCGCCGCCGCATCGAGCTGCCCCTGCCGGGGCTGGCCGGGGCGCACCAGATCGTCAACGCCGGGGTGGCGCTGGCCTGCCTGGACCATCTGCCGGCCGTGGTGGCGGAGGCGGTGGACGACGCGGCGGTGCGCCGCGGCCTCGCCGCCGTGGAGTGGCCCGCCCGCCTGCAACGGCTGACCCGCGGCCCTCTGCCCGAGTCCCTGCCCGCCGGCTGGGACCTGTGGCTGGACGGCGGCCACAACGATTCGGCGGGCGAGGTTCTGGCGGTCCAGGCCGCGCGTTGGGCGGAGGAGGAGCCGGAACGGCCCCTGCTGCTGGTCTACGGCATGCTGGCGAGCAAGGAGCCGGAGGAGTTCCTGGGGCCACTCGCGCCCTTCGTCACCGCCGCACGCACCGTCGCCATCCCCGGCGAGGAGGCGTCGCTGACAGCGGAGGACACCGCCGCGGCCACCCGTGCCTGCGGCATCGCCGACAGCGCGGCGGCGGCGGACGTGGCGGGTGCATTGGAAAGCCTGACGGGGCGGATCGATGGACCGGCCCGCGTGCTGATCTGCGGCTCGCTCTATCTGGCGGGCACGGTCCTGGCGGAAAACGGCTGAAGCTGAAGGATGGGCAAGCGGGGCTTCAGCGCCCCTGCTTGCCGTCCAGCTCCAGCATGTTGCGCAGCGCGGCGAGGGTCTTGCCGAGCGTCCCCGACTCGTCCTTGGCGGCCTTCTTGCCGGGCTCGTTGCTTTCGGCCCGTTTGCCGGCGCCGGGCTTGGGTTTGTCTTGCTCGTTCACCGGGACCGGCTCCACGAGGTCCAAAGGCTCATCGTCCTCGTCGTCCTCTGGTTCCGGCGCGCGGCGCGGCAGCGGCTTGAAGCCGGGCAAGCTGTCCGCGTCGGGGCGGGCGGGCGCCTCGCCTTTCCAGGCCGGGCGGGGCGGGTCGTCCAGATCGCTTTCCGCCTCGACGAGCGCGCG
The window above is part of the Azospirillum sp. TSH58 genome. Proteins encoded here:
- a CDS encoding folylpolyglutamate synthase/dihydrofolate synthase family protein; this translates as MPLAESLADPVLDRLKGLHPKVIDLSLDRVHRLLAALDHPERRLPPVVHVAGTNGKGSTLAFLRAMLEAAGLRVHVYTSPHLVRFHERIRLAGTLIDDDRLAALLEECEVANGGGPITFFEVTTVAALLAFAREPADVVLLETGLGGRLDATNVVDRPAVTAITRISYDHRQFLGDTLEAIAGEKAGIFKPGVPAVIFPQPAEEAARTLAIRAETVGAPIHGWSVTPTDGGFRFESARRRIELPLPGLAGAHQIVNAGVALACLDHLPAVVAEAVDDAAVRRGLAAVEWPARLQRLTRGPLPESLPAGWDLWLDGGHNDSAGEVLAVQAARWAEEEPERPLLLVYGMLASKEPEEFLGPLAPFVTAARTVAIPGEEASLTAEDTAAATRACGIADSAAAADVAGALESLTGRIDGPARVLICGSLYLAGTVLAENG